ATTCGCGGCCATCGCATGCGCGCAATCGCATTGTACAGTAAAAGTGTCCCAATTTTCAAAAGCCTGAGTGATAACTTTGGTTTGGCCCGGGTTTATAACAACATCGGCATGACCCACGCGGATGAGAATAATTGGCAGCATGCTAACGAATTTTACGGCCAAAGCTTGATGTTCTCGGATGTTATGGGACTTGTCCCCCTTAAGTCAATCACTTTCTTAAACCGCGCTTCGGCTTTGACTCACTTGAAGAAATTCAATGAGGCCAGAGAATATAATTTCAAAGCTCTGCGCTTGTTAGAACATCTAAAAGATGAATTAGGGCTGGCGGAATATCATAAAATACAGGGAATTATTGAGCGGGAGCAGAAAAATTGGCAAGAAGCGGGGGAGCATCTGCAGACGGCTTTAGCAAAATATAAGGCTGCGGAAAATAAACTCGGTTATGCTGAAAGTCAAGAACAACTTGCACGCCTGGCAAAAGCCATGAATAATCAAGAAGAAGCCATTTCATGGTTTGAGAAAGCCTTAACCAGTTTTAAAAAGTTGGGACTGAAGGAGAGACCGAAAATTATCGAAAGTCAGCTTCGCAAGTTTGAATCACCGAAAACAAAGGTCACAGAAGTTAACTGCAATGAAGAGGCGGTGCAATGAAAAAACAGGGTGACAAGGCCATACAGTCATGTTTGACGAAAATGTCTGATATTATGACTCAGACGGCCTCAAAGTCAAAGGTTGCTGAAAGCCGGGGCTTTGCAAATCTTGCAAAGTCAATCCATAAACTGAGCTCGGCCGATTCTGAAAACCCGGCGGTTCCGGCCGACCTGGCCGGCGACTCTTTGGAGAAAGTAAATTATTATATTGATCTGGCATTGAACACTTTTGAGAGTATTCGGGCGCCTATCATGAATGAGGAGCAGCAAACCAATTTCTTTTTTGCACTTAGCGAAACCTTTGAGACGCTTGGCAATTATGGCGGCGCTCTTCGAAATTATACCATGGTGCTGAGTACCTTAAAAGATCAAAAAAGAACAGGACAGGTACAATATCGTATTGGACGAATTTACGCCGAGAGAGGCGACTGGGAAAAAGCCGGTGAATATCTGAATGGGGCCATGCAAACCTTGCAGTCAATAAGCAGTCACAGCGATATTGCACTCACGCAAATCGAACTTGCCAAAATTGCTTATCGCAAAGGAGATTATGCAAAAGCTCAGAGCTTGTTCCAAGCAGCACTGGAAACATCAGAAATTGTAAATGACATTTGCAGCCGGGCAACGGTGAGCAATCATCTCGGCATTATCAGACGCATTTGGGGCGAATATGAGCTTGCGTACAACCACTTTCATGAAGCCTTGATTGAATTTCAAAGCATTCAGGACTTACGCGGAGCAGCCGAGAGCATGAACAATTTAGGCGTTGTGCATCTGAAACGCCGCGAGCTGGAGCAAGCCAAAAATTATTTTGAAAAGTCACATCAGCTTTGTCAGGAAACCGGTTACTTCGCACTTTTGGCTTTTGTTTATCTGAATAAGGCCGAATTTTACTGCGAATTAGGGGATGGTCCCATGGCGGCGAATATTTGCCATCGGGCGCTTGAGTATATCGTCCGTCTTAAGAATCCAATTGGTATTGCCAAAATCAATATGCTGTTTGGACGCATATTTTGGAAATCGGAAGAATTCAGATCAGCGGCAGAATTTTACAAAACAAGTATGAACTTGTACGAGGAATTTAGTATTCCATTAGGCCTGGCCAATTGCTACCGGGAATATTCCCACATGCAGAAGGAAAGTGGAAATGCTGAAGAAGCAAGCAAATTCAACTCAAAAGCTGACGCGATTTATAGCAAACTCGGTATGGAAATTGGCGATGGTCAAACGGAGAAGATGAGCGGGACTAATTCAAATACCAATATTAATGAGCCGCAAGAAATATCAGTGGTGAATTAGCGCAGAGAGAAAAATACTTTGATGAAAAAGATCAAGCATTATAACATTATTGAAAAAATAGCCAGCGGCGGTATGGGAGAGGTGTACAAAGCCTTTGATACCGTACTCGAACGCGAAGTTGCCATTAAAGTAATGCATCGCCATCTTCTCGATAATGAAATCTACGCCGAGCGTTTCATGCGGGAAGCACGAATCGCAGCCAAACTCGTGCACCCTAACGTAGTGACAATCTACGAGGTTGGCACAGCCAAAGTTGGTCCATACATAGTAATGGAGCTGGTCAATGGGACGCCGCTGTCGAATCTCCTCAAAAGTAACGGTGCATACAAGCCGGAGCAGGCAATTAACATTGCCACGCAGATTCTCAGCGGAGTGCAGTGTGCCTATGGGTTGAAAATTTTACACCGTGATCTCAAACCGGACAATATTTTGATCACTGCGGCCGAGCAGGCGAAAATTTTAGATTTCGGGATCGCCAAAATTTCAGCGAAAGAAGGGTTAACCGTTGCCGGAGATTTGTTGGGCACTGTCGAATATATGGCGCCTGAGCAATTACTTGGCGAGGTTCTCGACCATCGATGTGACATTTACGCCGTGGGAGTTTTATTTTATCAGATGTTGACCAACGAGCTGCCGTTTACAAGTGAATCGGCAGCCGCGATTCTTTATAAACAACTGAACGAAGATGCCCTACCCCCCTCCTATTATAATGGCAAAATAGGTAAATGTCTTGACGACGCCGTACTAAAGGCGCTCAGCAAAGATAGAGAAGAGCGTTGGAACTCTGCTCAGGACTTTTCCGAAGAACTTCAGAGTGTGCTGAAAACAGAGGTGTCGGCGCCAACTGCCGAAACCAGCTTTACCGAAGGTTTGGAAGAAATTGCTGAAGAATCCGAGACGGAAATCAGGACAAATGATCCGAAATTAAACTCGGTGTTTATCGGGCGAAAAGAGGAACTCAAGAAATTAATCAATCTTTTTAATAAGTCCTTGCGCGGTCAAGGCCAGACCGTCATCATGCAGGGTGAGGCCGGAGTTGGTAAGAGTACACTGGCTGAACGTCTGAGAAAATACGCGGAATTAAATAAAGCCTGGGTTTTGTACGGTGCATGTTTGTATCAGGAAGGCATGGACGCTTACATGCCCTTTATCGATGCGTTACGCTCCTTTTTCGGTCAGGAAAGCCACATCTTACCCGAACAGGAAAGAATGGAGCTCAAGGAGATCGTGCGCAAAAAAGTGCCACTGCTTCTCGAATTTACCGAGCGCTTCACCACGAACTTTGGCCCCAAAACTTTGCCTGAAGAAGGGTCGACGGAAAGTGACACCGCGAACCTCCT
This genomic interval from candidate division KSB1 bacterium contains the following:
- a CDS encoding tetratricopeptide repeat protein, encoding MKKQGDKAIQSCLTKMSDIMTQTASKSKVAESRGFANLAKSIHKLSSADSENPAVPADLAGDSLEKVNYYIDLALNTFESIRAPIMNEEQQTNFFFALSETFETLGNYGGALRNYTMVLSTLKDQKRTGQVQYRIGRIYAERGDWEKAGEYLNGAMQTLQSISSHSDIALTQIELAKIAYRKGDYAKAQSLFQAALETSEIVNDICSRATVSNHLGIIRRIWGEYELAYNHFHEALIEFQSIQDLRGAAESMNNLGVVHLKRRELEQAKNYFEKSHQLCQETGYFALLAFVYLNKAEFYCELGDGPMAANICHRALEYIVRLKNPIGIAKINMLFGRIFWKSEEFRSAAEFYKTSMNLYEEFSIPLGLANCYREYSHMQKESGNAEEASKFNSKADAIYSKLGMEIGDGQTEKMSGTNSNTNINEPQEISVVN